A genomic window from Streptomyces sp. HUAS YS2 includes:
- the disA gene encoding DNA integrity scanning diadenylate cyclase DisA, producing the protein MRASLSAVAPGTALRDGLERILRGNTGGLIVLGMDKTVESMCTGGFVIDVEFTATRLRELCKLDGAIVLDKDITKILRAGVQLVPDASIPTEETGTRHRTADRVSKQCNFPVVSVSQSMRLIALYVDGERRVLEESAAILSRANQALATLERYKLRLDEVAGTLSALEIEDLVTVRDVTAVAQRLEMVRRIATEIAEYVVELGTDGRLLSLQLDELIAGVEPERELVVRDYVPEPTAKRSRTVTEALTELDALSHAELLELPIVARALGYTGSPETLDSAVSPRGYRLLAKVPRLPGAIIERLVEHFGGLQKLLAASVDDLQTVDGVGEARARSVREGLSRLAESSILERYV; encoded by the coding sequence ATGCGTGCGTCGCTCAGCGCCGTCGCCCCCGGCACCGCCCTGCGTGACGGTCTCGAACGCATTCTGCGGGGCAACACGGGCGGTCTCATCGTCCTCGGCATGGACAAGACCGTCGAGTCGATGTGCACCGGCGGCTTCGTGATCGACGTCGAGTTCACCGCCACCCGGCTGCGCGAGCTGTGCAAGCTCGACGGCGCCATCGTCCTGGACAAGGACATCACCAAGATCCTTCGGGCGGGTGTGCAGCTCGTCCCGGACGCGTCCATCCCGACCGAGGAGACCGGCACCCGGCACCGCACCGCCGACCGCGTCTCCAAGCAGTGCAACTTCCCGGTCGTCTCCGTCTCCCAGTCCATGCGCCTGATCGCGCTGTACGTGGACGGCGAGCGCCGGGTCCTGGAGGAGTCGGCGGCGATCCTGTCCCGCGCCAACCAGGCCCTGGCGACCCTGGAGCGGTACAAGCTCCGGCTCGACGAGGTCGCCGGCACGCTCTCCGCCCTGGAGATCGAGGACCTGGTGACCGTACGGGACGTCACCGCGGTCGCCCAGCGCCTGGAGATGGTCCGCCGGATCGCCACCGAGATCGCCGAGTACGTGGTCGAGCTCGGCACCGACGGCCGACTGCTCTCGCTCCAGCTCGACGAGCTGATCGCGGGCGTGGAGCCCGAGCGCGAGCTGGTCGTCCGCGACTACGTGCCCGAGCCGACGGCCAAGCGCTCCCGCACGGTCACCGAGGCGCTCACGGAGCTCGACGCGCTCAGCCACGCCGAGCTGCTCGAACTGCCCATCGTGGCGCGGGCCCTCGGCTACACCGGCTCCCCGGAGACGCTCGACTCGGCGGTCTCGCCGCGCGGTTACCGGCTCCTGGCGAAGGTGCCGCGGCTGCCGGGCGCGATCATCGAGCGGCTCGTCGAGCACTTCGGCGGACTGCAGAAGCTGCTCGCGGCGAGCGTCGACGACCTGCAGACGGTGGACGGCGTCGGCGAGGCGCGGGCCCGCAGCGTCCGCGAGGGCCTGTCCCGGCTGGCCGAGTCCTCGATCCTCGAACGGTACGTGTAG
- a CDS encoding MDR family MFS transporter, with the protein MTTETVKQAPSGEPAAQEKPARSVRVVLLALMIAMLLAMLDNMIIGTAMPTIVGELGGLEHLSWVVTAYTLATAASTPIWGKLGDMYGRKAVFLTSIVIFLIGSALSGMAQDMGQLIGFRAVQGLGAGGLMVGVMALIGDLIPPRERGKYQGMMAGVMALAMIGGPLVGGTITDHWGWRWSFYINLPLGVVALAMITTVLHLPKKDRPAQSRIDFLGAGLLTVGITSIVLVTTWGGTEYAWDSGVIVGLGVTGVAALAAFLWVETRASDPIIPLHIFRSRNFTLMSVIGFLTGFVMFGAVLFLPLFQQSVQGASATNSGLLLLPMLLAMMVVSLISGRITTNSGKYKIFPILGGALMVLGLFLLAQMDTETSRLTSGLYMAVLGAGMGFLMQITMLVAQNSVEMKDMGVASSATTLFRTLGSSFGVAIMGALFTDRVQDEMAARGGGAATAHSAQLDAASLAKLPEAVRDAYQHAVASGTHGAFLVGSAVAVIAFVAAFFVKEVVLRGTGPQKPAPEAAAAEQTAA; encoded by the coding sequence ATGACCACCGAGACCGTGAAACAGGCACCCTCCGGGGAGCCGGCGGCGCAGGAGAAGCCGGCGCGCAGCGTCCGGGTCGTCCTGCTCGCCCTGATGATCGCGATGCTGCTCGCGATGCTCGACAACATGATCATCGGTACGGCCATGCCGACGATCGTCGGCGAACTGGGCGGTCTGGAGCACCTCTCCTGGGTCGTCACCGCCTACACCCTGGCCACCGCGGCCTCCACCCCGATCTGGGGCAAGCTCGGCGACATGTACGGCCGCAAGGCCGTCTTCCTCACCTCGATCGTGATCTTCCTGATCGGTTCGGCGCTGAGCGGCATGGCCCAGGACATGGGCCAGCTCATCGGCTTCCGCGCGGTCCAGGGTCTCGGCGCCGGTGGCCTCATGGTCGGCGTGATGGCGCTGATCGGCGACCTGATCCCGCCCCGGGAGCGGGGCAAGTACCAGGGCATGATGGCCGGCGTGATGGCCCTGGCCATGATCGGCGGACCGCTGGTCGGCGGCACCATCACCGACCACTGGGGCTGGCGCTGGTCGTTCTACATCAACCTGCCGCTGGGCGTCGTCGCGCTCGCGATGATCACCACCGTGCTCCACCTCCCGAAGAAGGACCGCCCGGCGCAGAGCCGGATCGACTTCCTCGGCGCCGGGCTGCTGACCGTCGGCATCACCTCGATCGTGCTGGTCACGACCTGGGGCGGCACGGAGTACGCGTGGGACTCCGGCGTCATCGTCGGCCTGGGCGTCACCGGCGTCGCCGCGCTCGCCGCGTTCCTGTGGGTGGAGACCCGGGCGTCGGACCCGATCATCCCGCTGCACATCTTCCGCAGCCGCAACTTCACCCTCATGTCGGTGATCGGCTTCCTCACCGGCTTCGTGATGTTCGGCGCGGTGCTCTTCCTGCCGCTGTTCCAGCAGTCGGTGCAGGGCGCGTCCGCGACCAACTCCGGCCTGCTGCTCCTGCCGATGCTGCTGGCGATGATGGTCGTCTCGCTGATCTCCGGCCGGATCACCACCAACAGCGGCAAGTACAAGATCTTCCCCATCCTCGGCGGCGCCCTCATGGTCCTCGGCCTGTTCCTGCTGGCGCAGATGGACACCGAGACCTCGCGGCTGACCTCCGGCCTCTACATGGCCGTCCTCGGCGCCGGCATGGGCTTCCTGATGCAGATCACGATGCTGGTGGCGCAGAACAGCGTCGAGATGAAGGACATGGGCGTCGCCTCGTCGGCGACGACGCTGTTCCGCACCCTGGGCTCGTCCTTCGGCGTCGCGATCATGGGCGCGCTGTTCACCGACCGCGTCCAGGACGAGATGGCCGCCCGCGGCGGCGGCGCCGCCACGGCGCACTCCGCCCAGCTGGACGCGGCGAGCCTCGCGAAGCTGCCGGAGGCGGTGCGCGACGCGTACCAGCACGCGGTGGCCTCCGGCACGCACGGCGCGTTCCTGGTGGGCTCGGCGGTCGCGGTGATCGCGTTCGTCGCGGCGTTCTTCGTCAAGGAGGTCGTGCTGCGCGGCACCGGCCCGCAGAAGCCGGCCCCGGAGGCCGCCGCCGCGGAGCAGACCGCGGCCTGA
- the cseC gene encoding two-component system sensor histidine kinase CseC, with amino-acid sequence MSRPALRTGVRWKISIAIAAVGALVAAALSIVVHNSARVSMLDNAREVHMDRLLLAQLAYESTPKQREARLRFGAKLNDPLLPRQLDQLMRNGRRGTYVQEHASGGAPDVWAAVPLANGDVLSLHIPFADRSATIMKELDRTLIIGSVSVVFGGCALGVLIGGQLSRRLRKAAAAAGKVAQGNTEVRVRDAIGGVVRDETDELARAVDALTDALNGRIEAERRVTADIAHELRTPVTGLLTAAELLPPGRPSELVRDRAQALRTLVEDVLEVARLDSASERAELQEIALGEFVERRVRVLNPDAVVNVVHESWVSTDPRRLERILGNLLANAAKHGGGPVEVTVEGRVVRVRDHGPGFPEELLREGPSRFRTGSSDRAGQGHGLGLTIATGQARVLGARLTFRNAASEGGAIAVLWLPDHAPTNTGSFPVLRDV; translated from the coding sequence ATGAGCCGGCCCGCCCTGCGCACCGGGGTCCGCTGGAAGATCTCGATCGCCATCGCCGCGGTCGGCGCCCTGGTCGCCGCCGCGCTGTCGATCGTGGTGCACAACTCGGCGCGGGTCTCCATGCTCGACAACGCCCGCGAGGTCCACATGGACCGGCTGCTGCTCGCCCAGCTCGCGTACGAGTCGACGCCCAAGCAGCGCGAGGCCCGGCTCCGGTTCGGCGCGAAGCTCAACGACCCGCTGCTGCCGCGTCAGCTGGACCAGCTGATGCGGAACGGGCGGCGCGGCACCTACGTGCAGGAGCACGCCTCGGGCGGCGCGCCGGACGTGTGGGCGGCGGTGCCGCTGGCCAACGGGGACGTACTGTCACTGCACATCCCGTTCGCCGACCGCAGCGCGACGATCATGAAGGAGCTCGACCGGACCCTGATCATCGGTTCGGTGTCGGTGGTGTTCGGCGGCTGCGCGCTGGGCGTGCTGATCGGCGGTCAGCTCTCCCGCCGGCTGCGGAAGGCGGCCGCCGCGGCGGGGAAGGTCGCCCAGGGCAACACCGAGGTGCGGGTACGGGACGCCATCGGCGGAGTCGTACGCGACGAGACGGACGAGCTGGCCCGCGCGGTCGACGCGCTCACCGACGCGCTGAACGGGCGCATCGAGGCGGAGCGTCGGGTCACCGCCGACATCGCGCACGAGCTGCGCACCCCGGTGACCGGGCTGCTGACGGCGGCGGAGCTGCTGCCGCCGGGTCGGCCGTCGGAGCTCGTAAGGGACCGGGCGCAGGCGCTGCGGACGCTGGTCGAGGACGTACTGGAGGTGGCCCGGCTCGACAGCGCGTCGGAGCGGGCCGAGCTCCAGGAGATCGCGCTCGGCGAGTTCGTGGAGCGGCGGGTGCGGGTGCTGAACCCGGACGCGGTGGTCAACGTGGTGCACGAGTCGTGGGTGAGCACCGATCCGCGCCGCCTGGAGCGGATCCTGGGCAATCTCCTCGCCAACGCGGCCAAGCACGGCGGCGGGCCGGTCGAGGTCACCGTCGAAGGCCGGGTGGTACGGGTCCGGGACCACGGCCCCGGGTTCCCTGAGGAGCTGCTGCGGGAGGGCCCGAGCCGGTTCCGCACCGGGTCGAGCGACCGGGCGGGGCAGGGGCACGGGCTCGGCCTGACGATCGCGACCGGCCAGGCGCGGGTGCTCGGCGCCCGGCTGACGTTCCGCAACGCGGCGTCGGAGGGCGGCGCGATCGCGGTCCTGTGGCTGCCGGACCACGCCCCGACGAACACGGGCAGCTTCCCGGTCCTGAGGGACGTCTGA
- the cseB gene encoding two-component system response regulator CseB has translation MAETHVLFVEDDDVIREATQLALERDGFRVTAMPDGLAGLEAFRTQQPDIALLDVMLPGMDGVSLCRRIRDESTVPVIMLSARADSIDVVLGLEAGADDYVTKPFDGAVLVARIRAVLRRFGHAGGPGGAADSGADPAAGGVLVFGDLAVDTDGMEVRRSGAPVSLTPTEMRLLLEFSSAPGTVLSRDKLLERVWDYGWGGDTRVVDVHVQRLRTKIGQDRIETVRGFGYKLRA, from the coding sequence ATGGCGGAGACCCATGTGCTGTTCGTCGAGGACGACGACGTCATCCGCGAGGCCACCCAGCTCGCCCTGGAGCGGGACGGCTTCCGGGTGACGGCGATGCCCGACGGGCTCGCCGGTCTGGAGGCCTTCCGGACGCAGCAGCCGGACATCGCGCTGCTCGACGTGATGCTGCCGGGGATGGACGGGGTCAGCCTGTGCCGGCGGATCCGCGACGAGTCCACGGTCCCGGTGATCATGCTGTCGGCACGGGCCGACTCCATCGACGTGGTCCTCGGCCTGGAGGCCGGCGCGGACGACTACGTCACCAAGCCGTTCGACGGGGCCGTACTGGTGGCCCGGATCCGCGCCGTGCTGCGGCGCTTCGGGCACGCGGGCGGACCGGGCGGCGCGGCGGATTCCGGGGCGGACCCGGCCGCCGGTGGGGTGCTGGTCTTCGGCGACCTGGCGGTGGACACGGACGGCATGGAGGTCCGGCGCTCCGGCGCCCCGGTCTCGCTGACCCCGACCGAGATGCGGCTGCTGCTGGAGTTCTCGTCGGCGCCGGGCACCGTGCTGTCCCGGGACAAGCTCCTGGAGCGGGTCTGGGACTACGGCTGGGGCGGCGACACCCGGGTCGTGGACGTCCATGTGCAGCGGCTGCGGACGAAGATCGGGCAGGACCGGATCGAGACGGTCCGCGGCTTCGGCTACAAGCTCAGGGCATGA
- a CDS encoding TetR/AcrR family transcriptional regulator translates to MARGNTRQRIQDVALELFAEQGYEKTSLREIAERLDVTKAALYYHFKTKEDILIGLFHDLTRPMDELIEWAKAQPRSLETRQEVLRRYQAALLDAAPLFRFMQENQATVRELSVGLTFKERMIELTGLVKEPDFAMVDQVRCISAIFTLHAGAFFMQNVEGDPEDKQDAVLEVALDLLAQAHDA, encoded by the coding sequence GTGGCCAGAGGCAACACCCGCCAGCGCATTCAGGACGTCGCCCTCGAACTGTTCGCCGAGCAGGGGTACGAGAAGACCTCGCTGCGCGAGATCGCCGAGCGGCTCGACGTCACGAAGGCGGCGCTGTACTACCACTTCAAGACCAAGGAAGACATCCTGATCGGGCTCTTCCACGACCTCACGCGCCCCATGGACGAGCTGATCGAGTGGGCGAAGGCGCAGCCCCGCTCCCTGGAGACCCGGCAGGAGGTCCTGCGCCGGTACCAGGCCGCACTGCTCGACGCGGCGCCGTTGTTCCGCTTCATGCAGGAGAACCAGGCCACCGTCCGCGAACTGAGCGTCGGCCTGACCTTCAAGGAGCGGATGATCGAACTGACCGGCCTGGTGAAGGAGCCGGACTTCGCGATGGTCGACCAGGTCCGCTGCATCAGCGCGATCTTCACCCTGCACGCGGGCGCGTTCTTCATGCAGAACGTCGAGGGCGACCCCGAGGACAAGCAGGACGCCGTCCTCGAGGTCGCCCTCGATCTGCTCGCTCAGGCGCACGACGCCTGA
- a CDS encoding BACON domain-containing protein gives MTSSRLDPPTHTTGAHRAHRRDDEGPRTLGQRPPARYEEYLDGLFTYCLSVLHDHDTATAVLGDVLAVAERRHPRCPDDEEGRRAWLYALARWACLRSLAEQRGKRQGAHTGRPATVPARPPKVSEETAERRRAELARLAWPEAAGTTPEQREALELAVRHGLSREQVAAVLGLDALAARELLASAACEVERTRAALAVVETGTCPTVARLTDDHQVLLSAALRTELVRHVDDCPRCRRVAERAGAAAPWPGATVGREALPLIEAPRAAAYVAMLHVPRARAGAPRFGPTGFPLDPKDHAARRDRMRARAVTTTVVAAVVAAPVLALWAAYRGAPLTGEGRDGGAVTASEDEGGEGRDDGYDRYENAGNASTRPDPRFTRGSRSPDVSVEVIDPGAPAGPAAPGQPGPGRLTVAARSSGDTTVLTLTASGGSPVAWSLWSDAPWLYVSRSSGTLRPGESVTLYISVDHAREPSGAWSARVGVQPSGAVLKIDGHGASGPGPSDPGPGDPGPSDPGPSDPGPSDPGPSDPGPTDPSPTDPGPSDPGPTDPTPTDPGPGPTGPAPTGDPAPSDDPPPSSGDPGTSGGPQSPSSS, from the coding sequence GTGACGAGCAGCAGGCTGGATCCCCCCACCCACACCACCGGCGCACACCGGGCGCACCGGCGCGACGACGAAGGCCCCCGCACGCTCGGCCAGCGCCCGCCCGCCCGCTACGAGGAGTACCTCGACGGCCTGTTCACGTACTGCCTCTCCGTGCTCCACGACCACGACACGGCCACCGCCGTCCTCGGCGACGTCCTGGCCGTCGCCGAGCGCCGGCACCCGCGCTGCCCCGACGACGAGGAGGGCCGCCGGGCCTGGCTGTACGCGCTCGCCCGCTGGGCCTGTCTGCGCAGCCTCGCCGAGCAGCGCGGCAAGCGGCAGGGCGCGCACACAGGCCGTCCCGCTACCGTCCCGGCCCGCCCGCCGAAGGTCTCCGAGGAGACCGCCGAGCGCCGCCGCGCCGAACTGGCCCGGCTCGCCTGGCCGGAGGCGGCCGGCACCACGCCCGAGCAGCGCGAGGCCCTGGAGCTCGCCGTCCGGCACGGCCTGAGCCGCGAGCAGGTCGCCGCCGTCCTCGGCCTGGACGCCCTGGCCGCCCGCGAACTGCTGGCCTCCGCCGCCTGCGAGGTCGAGCGCACCCGGGCCGCCCTCGCCGTCGTCGAGACCGGCACCTGCCCGACCGTCGCCCGGCTCACCGACGACCACCAGGTGCTGCTCTCCGCCGCCCTGCGCACCGAACTGGTCCGGCACGTCGACGACTGCCCGCGCTGCCGCCGGGTCGCCGAGCGGGCCGGCGCGGCCGCCCCCTGGCCCGGCGCCACGGTCGGCCGGGAGGCCCTGCCGCTGATCGAGGCGCCGCGGGCCGCCGCGTACGTGGCGATGCTGCACGTCCCGCGCGCCCGGGCCGGCGCCCCGCGGTTCGGCCCCACCGGCTTCCCGCTCGACCCCAAGGACCACGCCGCCCGGCGCGACCGGATGCGGGCCCGCGCGGTGACCACGACCGTGGTCGCCGCCGTGGTCGCGGCCCCGGTGCTCGCGCTGTGGGCGGCGTACCGCGGCGCGCCGCTGACCGGGGAGGGCCGCGACGGCGGCGCGGTGACCGCGAGTGAGGACGAGGGCGGCGAAGGCCGCGACGACGGGTACGACCGCTACGAGAACGCGGGCAACGCGAGCACCCGGCCCGACCCCCGCTTCACTCGCGGCAGCCGGTCCCCGGACGTGTCCGTCGAGGTCATCGACCCCGGCGCGCCCGCCGGTCCCGCTGCCCCCGGGCAGCCGGGCCCCGGCCGGCTCACGGTCGCCGCCCGCTCCTCCGGCGACACGACGGTGCTCACCCTCACCGCCTCCGGCGGCTCGCCCGTCGCCTGGTCGCTGTGGTCGGACGCGCCCTGGCTGTACGTGAGCCGGTCGTCCGGCACCCTGCGACCCGGCGAGTCCGTCACCCTGTACATCTCCGTGGACCACGCGCGCGAGCCGTCCGGCGCGTGGAGCGCCCGGGTGGGCGTGCAGCCCTCGGGCGCGGTCCTGAAGATCGACGGCCACGGGGCCTCCGGCCCCGGCCCGAGCGATCCGGGCCCCGGCGATCCCGGTCCCAGCGATCCGGGTCCGAGCGACCCCGGCCCGAGCGATCCGGGCCCGAGCGATCCCGGTCCGACCGACCCGTCGCCCACGGACCCCGGCCCGAGCGACCCCGGCCCCACCGACCCGACGCCGACGGACCCCGGCCCCGGTCCGACGGGCCCGGCGCCGACCGGGGACCCGGCCCCGTCGGACGACCCGCCACCGTCCTCCGGCGACCCGGGGACCTCGGGAGGCCCGCAGTCCCCGTCGTCGTCCTAG
- the radA gene encoding DNA repair protein RadA has translation MAARTKSAKDRPSYRCTECGWTTAKWLGRCPECQAWGTVEEYGAPAVRTTAAGRVSTAALPIGQVDGRQATARTTGVDELDRVLGGGLVPGAVVLLAGEPGVGKSTLLLDVAAKAASEAHRTLYVTGEESASQVRLRADRIDALSDHLYLAAETDLSAVLGHLDEVKPSLLILDSVQTVASPEIDGAPGGMAQVREVAGALIRASKDRGMSTLLVGHVTKDGAIAGPRLLEHLVDVVLHFEGDRHARLRLVRGVKNRYGATDEVGCFELHDEGITGLADPSGLFLTRRDVAVPGTCLTVTLEGRRPLVAEVQALTVDSQIPSPRRTTSGLETSRVSMMLAVLEQRGRISALGKRDIYSATVGGVKLSEPAADLAIALALASAASDTPLPKNLVAIGEVGLAGEVRRVTGVQRRLAEAHRLGFTHALVPGDPGKVPPGMKVTEVADMGDALRVLPRSRRAPKAEEPTG, from the coding sequence ATGGCTGCCCGTACGAAATCCGCCAAGGACCGGCCGTCCTACCGCTGCACCGAATGCGGTTGGACGACCGCCAAATGGCTCGGCCGCTGCCCCGAATGCCAGGCCTGGGGAACGGTCGAGGAGTACGGCGCGCCCGCCGTCCGCACGACCGCCGCCGGCCGGGTCTCCACGGCCGCGCTGCCCATCGGCCAGGTCGACGGCCGGCAGGCCACGGCCCGCACCACCGGCGTCGACGAGCTCGACCGGGTGCTCGGCGGGGGCCTGGTGCCCGGCGCCGTCGTGCTGCTCGCCGGCGAGCCGGGCGTCGGCAAGTCCACGCTGCTGCTCGACGTCGCCGCGAAGGCGGCGAGCGAGGCGCACCGCACGCTCTACGTGACGGGCGAGGAGTCCGCGAGCCAGGTCCGGCTGCGTGCCGACCGGATCGACGCGCTGAGCGACCACCTCTACCTGGCCGCCGAGACGGACCTGTCGGCCGTCCTCGGCCATCTCGACGAGGTCAAGCCGTCGCTGCTGATCCTCGACTCGGTGCAGACGGTCGCCTCCCCGGAGATCGACGGCGCGCCGGGCGGCATGGCGCAGGTCCGCGAGGTCGCCGGGGCGCTGATCCGCGCCTCGAAGGACCGCGGCATGTCCACGCTGCTGGTCGGCCACGTGACGAAGGACGGCGCGATCGCCGGTCCGCGGCTGCTCGAGCACCTGGTCGACGTCGTACTGCACTTCGAGGGCGACCGGCACGCCCGGCTCCGCCTGGTCCGCGGCGTGAAGAACCGGTACGGGGCGACCGACGAGGTCGGCTGCTTCGAGCTGCACGACGAGGGGATCACGGGCCTGGCCGACCCGTCGGGGCTGTTCCTGACCCGGCGCGACGTGGCCGTGCCCGGCACCTGCCTGACGGTGACCCTGGAGGGCCGCCGGCCGCTGGTGGCCGAGGTGCAGGCTCTGACGGTCGACTCGCAGATCCCTTCGCCGCGCCGGACCACCTCGGGCCTGGAGACCTCCCGGGTCTCGATGATGCTGGCGGTCCTGGAGCAGCGCGGCCGGATCAGCGCGCTCGGCAAGCGGGACATCTACTCGGCCACGGTCGGCGGCGTGAAGCTGTCCGAGCCCGCCGCCGACCTGGCGATCGCGCTCGCGCTGGCCTCGGCGGCCAGCGACACCCCGCTGCCGAAGAACCTGGTCGCGATCGGCGAGGTCGGCCTCGCGGGCGAGGTCCGCCGGGTCACCGGCGTGCAGCGCAGGCTGGCCGAGGCGCACCGGCTGGGCTTCACCCACGCCCTGGTGCCGGGCGACCCGGGCAAGGTGCCGCCGGGCATGAAGGTGACGGAGGTCGCGGACATGGGCGACGCCCTGCGGGTCCTCCCGCGCAGCCGCCGGGCCCCGAAGGCGGAGGAGCCGACGGGCTAG
- a CDS encoding M23 family metallopeptidase, producing MSKRVMNPARTAVVALAAAGLGASVVAGAGSAFAAEGKAPAKALAAAPASAAVAAQAGAQAQAAAKTAAAVKQAAAKAKAVKAKAAKPAKAKKAAWVKPVSRYTLTASYNQGGAMWAHKHSGQDFAVPVGTPVKAAAAGTVVKAGPYGGGDGPAYGNAIVVKHANGKYSQYAHLSKINVHIGQKVGAGQKIALSGNTGNSSGPHLHFEIRNTPNYGSALNPAAFLRTVGVSI from the coding sequence ATGTCGAAGCGCGTCATGAACCCCGCCCGTACCGCCGTCGTCGCCCTCGCCGCCGCGGGTCTGGGAGCGTCTGTGGTGGCCGGAGCAGGGTCCGCCTTCGCCGCCGAGGGCAAGGCCCCCGCCAAGGCCCTCGCCGCCGCCCCCGCGTCCGCCGCCGTCGCCGCCCAGGCCGGCGCCCAGGCTCAGGCCGCCGCCAAGACGGCCGCCGCCGTCAAGCAGGCCGCCGCGAAGGCCAAGGCCGTCAAGGCGAAGGCGGCGAAGCCGGCCAAGGCGAAGAAGGCCGCCTGGGTCAAGCCGGTCAGCCGCTACACGCTGACCGCCAGCTACAACCAGGGCGGCGCCATGTGGGCCCACAAGCACTCCGGCCAGGACTTCGCCGTCCCGGTCGGCACCCCGGTCAAGGCCGCCGCCGCCGGCACCGTCGTCAAGGCCGGCCCGTACGGTGGCGGCGACGGCCCGGCGTACGGCAACGCCATCGTCGTGAAGCACGCCAACGGCAAGTACTCGCAGTACGCCCACCTGTCGAAGATCAACGTGCACATCGGCCAGAAGGTCGGCGCCGGCCAGAAGATCGCGCTGTCCGGCAACACCGGCAACTCGTCCGGCCCGCACCTGCACTTCGAGATCCGCAACACCCCGAACTACGGCTCGGCGCTGAACCCGGCGGCCTTCCTGCGCACCGTCGGCGTCAGCATCTGA
- a CDS encoding A/G-specific adenine glycosylase, which produces MTSTDAPAPVPQSAPAPDGLPEPAALHTPVLAWFDRHARDLPWRRPEAGAWGVMVSEFMLQQTPVVRVLPVYEQWLARWPRPADLAAEAPGEAVRAWGRLGYPRRALRLHGAAVAITERHGGDVPSDHAQLLALPGIGEYTAAAVASFAYGQRYPVLDTNVRRVFARAATGIQYPPNATTAAERRLARALLPDDEGTAARWAAASMELGALVCTAKNEDCGRCPIADACAWRLSGKPAHDGPPRRGQTYAGTDRQVRGKLLAVLREAVVPVPQAELDAVWNEPVQRARALDGLVADGLVEPLPDGLYRLPLT; this is translated from the coding sequence ATGACTTCCACCGACGCCCCCGCCCCCGTGCCCCAGTCCGCCCCCGCGCCGGACGGGCTCCCCGAGCCCGCCGCGCTCCACACCCCCGTCCTCGCCTGGTTCGACCGGCACGCCCGGGACCTGCCCTGGCGGCGCCCCGAGGCGGGCGCCTGGGGCGTGATGGTCAGCGAGTTCATGCTCCAGCAGACCCCGGTCGTCCGGGTCCTGCCGGTGTACGAGCAGTGGCTCGCCCGCTGGCCCCGCCCGGCGGACCTCGCCGCCGAGGCGCCCGGCGAGGCCGTGCGCGCCTGGGGCCGGCTCGGCTACCCGCGGCGCGCGCTGCGGCTGCACGGCGCGGCCGTGGCCATAACGGAGCGGCACGGCGGCGACGTCCCGAGCGACCACGCGCAGCTGCTCGCGCTGCCGGGGATCGGCGAGTACACGGCGGCGGCGGTGGCCTCCTTCGCGTACGGGCAGCGGTACCCGGTCCTGGACACCAACGTCCGCCGGGTCTTCGCCCGGGCCGCGACCGGCATCCAGTACCCGCCGAACGCGACGACCGCGGCGGAGCGCCGGCTCGCGCGGGCGCTGCTGCCGGACGACGAGGGGACGGCGGCGCGCTGGGCGGCGGCCTCGATGGAGCTGGGCGCGCTGGTGTGCACGGCGAAGAACGAGGACTGCGGGCGCTGCCCGATCGCCGACGCGTGCGCCTGGCGGCTGTCCGGCAAGCCGGCACACGACGGGCCGCCGCGCCGGGGCCAGACGTACGCGGGCACGGACCGGCAGGTGCGCGGCAAGCTGCTGGCCGTGCTGCGCGAGGCGGTCGTGCCGGTCCCGCAGGCCGAGCTCGACGCGGTCTGGAACGAGCCGGTGCAGCGAGCCCGGGCCCTGGACGGACTGGTCGCCGACGGCCTGGTGGAACCCCTCCCGGACGGCCTGTACCGCCTCCCGCTGACCTGA
- a CDS encoding SigE family RNA polymerase sigma factor: MAHGEVLDFEEYVRTRQEALLRSARRLVPDPVDAQDLLQTALFRTYGRWDGIADKSLADAYLRRVMINTRTEWWRARKLEEVPTEQLPDDASVDDATEQHADRALLMDILKVLAPKQRSVVVLRHWEQMSTEETAAALGMSTGTVKSTLHRALARLRQELESRDIDARALERNDRRDERGQERCAA; encoded by the coding sequence ATGGCGCACGGCGAGGTGCTCGACTTCGAGGAGTACGTACGCACGCGGCAGGAGGCCCTGCTGCGCAGCGCCCGCCGGCTCGTCCCGGACCCGGTGGACGCGCAGGACCTGCTGCAGACCGCGCTGTTCCGCACGTATGGCCGTTGGGACGGCATCGCGGACAAGTCGCTCGCCGACGCGTACCTTCGCCGGGTGATGATCAACACGCGCACCGAGTGGTGGCGCGCCCGCAAGCTGGAGGAGGTGCCCACCGAGCAGCTGCCCGACGACGCGTCCGTCGACGACGCCACCGAGCAGCACGCGGACCGGGCCCTGCTGATGGACATCCTGAAGGTCCTCGCGCCCAAGCAGCGCAGCGTCGTCGTGCTGCGTCACTGGGAACAGATGAGCACCGAGGAGACCGCCGCGGCGCTGGGCATGTCGACCGGTACGGTGAAGAGCACGCTCCACCGGGCACTGGCGCGACTCCGCCAGGAGCTGGAGAGCCGCGACATCGACGCGCGGGCGCTGGAGCGGAACGACCGACGGGACGAACGGGGGCAGGAGCGGTGCGCGGCCTAG